The Vibrio sp. 10N DNA window AGAAGGCGATGGCATCGGTATCTAAGCTGTCAGGTGAAGCGGCGATTTTGGTGGCACTAAGCCCACTTGCTATCGCCGACATGCTCCTAATCGCATGGCGCAATTTCCGAATGATTGACAATATCTCCGAGATTTATGGTGTTGAGCTCGGCTACTGGTCTCGCTTGAAGCTATTTAAGTTAGTGCTGGTCAATATTGCGATTGCAGGTGCAAGTGAGCTGGCGATTGAATCAAGTGCTGACATATTGTCGATGAACTTGGCAGAAAAACTGTCAGCCCGTGCGGGGCAAGGTTTAGGTGTGGGTTTGGTGACGGCTCGTTTGGGGTTGAAGACCATCAGCTTGATGCGTCCAATCCCGTTTAAGCAGGAACAGACACCGCGACTTGGCTCAATCAGAAAGTCCGTGGTCGAAAGCCTAAAAAACAAATTGAGCTAATTCATCCCCTACATTCCGCTTAAGTGCGTCAGCCTCGAGAAATCGAGGAACTCCTAAAGCGCACGACTAACTGGTAGACAGTGAAGCGTTATACCAATTGGGCTTTCCACGCGTTGTTTGAGATCCCCTTTTTCAAGGGGATGACGTTGTTATCGAAGGCGCGAAACGTTAACAGACGTCACCCTCGAGAAATCGAGGATCTCCTAAAGCGCACGACTAATTGATAGACAGTGAAGTGTTATACCAATTGGGCTTTCCATGCGTTGTTTGAGATCCCCTTTTTCAAGGGGATGACGTTGTTATCGAAGGCGCGAAACGTTAACAGACGTCATCCTCGAGAAATCGAGGATCTCCTAAAGCGCACGACTAATTGGTAGACAGCGAAGTGTTATACCAATTGGGCTTTCCATGCGTTGTTTGAGATCCCCTTTTTCAAGGGGATGACGTTGTTATCGAAGGCGCGAAACGTTAACAGACGTCATCCTCGAGAAATCGAGGATCTCCTAAAGCGCACGACTAATTGGTAGACAGCGAAGTGTTATACCAATTGGGCTTTCCATGCGTTGTTTGAGATCCCCTTTTTCAAGGGGATGACGTTGTTATCGAAGGCGCGAAACGTTAACAGACGTCATCCTCGAGAAATCGAGGATCTCCTAAAGCGCACGACTAATTGGTAGACAGCGAAGTGTTATACCAATTGGGCTTTCCATGCGTTGTTTGAGATCCCCTTTTTCAAGGGGATGACGTTGTTATCGAAGGCGCGAAACGTTAACAGACGTCATCCTCGAGAAATCGAGGATCTCCTAAAGCGCACGACTAATTGGTAGACAGCGAAGTGTTATACCAATCTGGCTTTTTAAACGTTGTATGAGATCCCCTTTTACAAGGGGATGACGTTGTTTGTTCAAAGTAGACGAATGATTAATACAACTAGAGCTAAATTGATACTCAAATCACATTCCAAGAAACTTGACGATATTTATGAGGAAACTTTGATCCTACGCTAGTCCAAACTGGCATAGCGGCGTGATACTGCTCACAGTAATCTATTCTCAGGACGAGCAGTATCATGCAAAAATATCTGAAGTATATCATTCCGATATCGATCCCATTGATCGTACTACTTCTACCATTATCCGCATTTCCCTTCGAAGGATTGACCATAGTCCAACAGCGCGTTATCGCCATATTCTTATTGGCTGCGCTATGTTGGGTTTTCGAGCCAATCCCCATCTACGCCACTTCCGTTGTCATCATTGTTCTTGAACTTTTGTTGGTATCGAATAAAGGGGTATATCTGTTTAGAGCAGGGGAGGGGCAGCCGCATTTTGGTGAACTTCTTAATTACAATGAAATCATGGCAACGTTTGCAAGCCCGATCATCATGCTGTTTTTGGGTGGTTTTTTCCTTGCTATGGCGGCGACCAAGTATCGTTTGGACGTTAACTTAGCTCGGGTATTACTCAAGCCATTTGGTAGCGATCCGCGCTTTGTGATGCTGGGATTGATGCTAATCACCGGCGTTTTCTCTATGTTCATGTCGAACACCGCGACCACTGCGATGATGCTATCGATTCTTACTCCGGTGATTGCCGTATTTGGCCCAAAAGACCCTGGACGAATTGCGTTTGCGCTATGCATTCCAGTCGCAGCCAACATTGGCGGTATCGGTACACCAATTGGCACTCCGCCTAATGCCATCGCACTTAAATATCTGGTAGGTGATAACTACATCAGCTTTGGTGAGTGGATGGCGTTTGGTGTGCCTTTTGTGGTCGTAATGATGGCGCTGGCTTGGATGCTGATTAATTTTTTATACAGTGCAGATCAAAAGAAAATCGAGCTGTCGATTAAAGGTAAGTTCTTAAAAACTCCAAAAGCCATCATGGTGTACATTACGTTTGCTTTGACCATTATCCTTTGGCTAATGGGCTCAACACACGGTATGAATTCATACACGGTTGCGCTTATTCCCGTCGCTATCTTCTCGCTGACTGGCATTATCAATAAAGAAGATCTTAAGAAGATATCGTGGGATGTACTTTGGTTGGTATCAGGTGGTATCGCTTTGGGTCTCGCACTTGATAAAACAGGGCTTGCACGTCTTGTTGTTCACAGTATTCCGTTTGATGAATTCTCTCCTTATGTCGTGCTATTTGGCGCTGCATTCCTATGTTTGCTTATGGCGAACTTTATGTCCCATACGGCAACGGCAAACTTGCTGATGCCAATTATGGCGGCATTAGGTACCTCAATGACGTCTCTTACGCCATTGGGAGGAGAGCTAACACTCATTCTTGTGGTTACCTTTGCGGCTTCACTGGGTATGTCTCTACCAATCAGTACGCCGCCAAACGCCCTTGCTCATGCAACAGGCCATGTTCAGAGCAGTCAGATGGCGCGTGTTGGCGTGATCTTAGGTGTGGTGGGCGTCTTGCTGAGCTTTGTCTTAGTGTGGCTACTGCATGCGGTTGGACATATAGGGTAGGTGCCAATGGAATTATTGGTACGCCATTATTTTTCAGAATCAAGTCGTCAGGTTACGTTCGATGCCGAAGAGGTGGTGCTGCGCCAAGAAGCGCACAATGACCGTCTTTATTACGTGCTCGAAGGGGAGCTAGAGGGCTATTTTGAAAGTGACCAAGATGGCAAGCTCACCAAACTTTTTAATGCCTCGAATGGGGCATTTATTGGTGTGCATAGTTTCTTTTCAGGCACTTGGGTTGCTTCATCAACGGTAATTGCAAAAAGCAAAGTGACGCTGGCTTGGATCGATAAACATACTCAGCCCGTCGATCCGCAGCAATACGGCCCATTGAGTGCCCAGTTTATGCCGGTGATGGTCAATGAGTTATCAAGACGTCAAAGGCGCGCTAAGCAAGAAGCTCTAGCCAAAGAGAAAGCCCTTCAACGCCTGCATACTGCGGAGCAGATGACCACTCTGGGCCAATTGGCGGCCGGGATTGCGCATGAGTTGAACAATGCCATTGGTGTGGTGAACAGCAAAACCGAACGGATGCAGCAAGATTTGTTGCAACTTCTCGAAGAGCTGCACCCAGAAGTCAGTGGCTATTTCGATGTCGGTTTGATGCGTGGTCAAACGGTTTCCTCTAGTGAGGTACGCCGAATTGCCAAGCGCTACCAAAGTGACTATCGCTTAGAAAGAGACACGGCTAAGCAACTGGCGAGAGCGCTAGGCAATAACCCAATCCCTGAGTCGTGGTTACATGATCCTCAAAAAGCGCTTAAATACTGGGGTATGGGGCGAGATCTACACGATCTTAAAATTGCCGCGAGGCATACCGTTGGCATCGTCAAATCGGTGAAGCAACTAGGCCGTACTGATGGTGAGCCCGATGAGCTGCTTGATATTAACGATACCATCAACAAAGCCTTGGCCCTTTTGCAAAGTGATTTGAGAAGAGTGTCCGTTCGCGTACAGCCAGCGGTTCTGCCGTTAATTAAGGGGGCATCCACCGAGTATGTGCAAATCTGGAGCAACATTTTAAAAAATGCTTGTGATGCACTTTCGCAAACCGATGCGCCCAATATCAATATTCAAACCAAGTTTGTGAACCAACGTATTTTGGTGACCATTGCCAATAATGGACCAGAAATAGATGAGCCCACACGCCGAAAAATCTTTCAACCTAACTTCACAACCAAAAAAGGCGGACTGTCTTTTGGTTTGGGGTTAGGACTATCAATTGTGAAAAGAATCGTCAGCGAGATAGGTGGCACAATTGCCGTTAAAAGCGATGAAACACGCACTATTTTTCGCGTCAAGTTACCAGTAGGAGAAGCATATGGAGAAGCTTAACGTCATTTGTGTCGATGACCAGAGAGAAGTACTCAGCGCCGTCATTCAAGATCTTGAGCCATTATCGAGCTGGCTAAATATCGAGGACTGTGAATCTGGCGAAGAAGTGCTGGATCTTATTGAAGACCTTGATGCGGAAGGAGAGAGTATCGCGGTGATTGTGTCTGACCATGTTATGCCAGGCATGACGGGGGTGGAGCTGCTGACCGAGCTATCGCGTGATAGCCGTTTTAAAGAGACGAAAAAGGTGCTGCTCACTGGCCAAGCTACGCACTCTGATACCATAACCGCGATTAATACAGCAGGTGTAAGTCATTACTTTGAGAAGCCATGGAAAGCCGACGAGTTGGTGAGTTGTGTTCGTTCATTGGTCACCGCTTATATTTTTGATCGCGGTTTTGATTATCAGCCGTATCATGAACACTTGGATCAAAACATTGTGTTGGAGAGGCTACGATAGGCCGTTTATGGGTATTGGCCACTTTGCATGATGAGCGAGGAGGAAAAATGAAAACAGTGTTGCGCTATTTTGTATTAGGTTTTTTGTTCGTTTTAGGATCTGCCAACGCGAGCGATAGAGCTAAACAAGGCTGGGAGCTCATTGAGCAAGGAGCCATTGTTATCGACGTTCGAACGCCGCAAGAATTCAATGCTGGTCATTTAGAACAAGCGGTTAACTACCCACTATCAGAGCTAGATAAGCACATTGCGACGCTCGACAAGTCTCAATCTATTGTGCTTTATTGCCGTAGCGGAAATCGGTCCGGTCAAGCTATGGCATATATGCAATCCAAAGGTTTTACCGCTCTCCACAATGCCGGGGGGCTGAATGAGATGAAAATAGAATCTCCCCAGTAAGCCGTATTTGTCGCTCATCGCCCGAAATATCTTCTACCATTTCGGGCGTTTTGCCTTGTACATTGACCTTATTTCATCCCTTCACCCTATTGTCGATTCAATCTGAGTACACGTGTTTGTGACAGTTGCTTACAAATACTCATGGCTTTTGTTTAGTTCGTAATATTTCGCGGCAAATAGACGAACTTTTACATCATAAGAAACGCTTCATTTAACTCTTGCATCATTTCTTACAGTTCCTATCTAGAGCCTTGTAACAAATCAAGGATAGAATTGACTTCGATTTTTATAGTGCATATGTGGCTTTAGGTTCGGAATTTCCGATGTTTATATCAGGGAGCCCAAAAGGGGGGAAAGACAGCCAGCTCACGATGTGCATAGCCAGAGAGAAGTGAGTGTTAACTTGAGTATCGAGAGAGCCGTAATAAATAGCGGGACACAAAGCCAGATAAGCGGTAGAGGACGGAGTTCGTTGTCTTCACTATTTGGCCTTTTTGCGTTGTTTCCGTTTCTGATCTTAACGGCAGTCGTGTCGTTGTATAGTCCTGAGGGCGTCAGTTGGAGTTTGCCTTGGGTTCCAAGCCTAGGGCTAGCGCTAAGTTTCCGATTGGATGGGCTGTCTTTTCTGTTTGCCTGCTTGATTAGCGGGATTGGTACCATGGTGCAAGTGTATGCGCTGGCCTACCTTAAAGAGCACAAACAAAGACTCGCATTCCACTGTTACTTGACCGCGTTTATGGTGGCAATGCTTGGCGTGGTTCTCAGCGACAATGTGTTGCTGTTGTTTGTCTTTTGGGAGCTGACGACAGTGACCTCGTATCTGCTCATCGGCTTTAACCACGAAGCGCTAAAGTCTCGAAAGAATGCGCTGCAATCACTGTTAATTACGGGTGCAGGTGGCCTAGCATTACTTGCTGGCCTGATTATGCTTGGCACCATGGCCGGTAGCTATGAGCTGACTAGTATCTTGGCGAAAGCGACCGAGATTTCAAATCACACCCTGTTTTTACCTTCATTAGTTCTTATTTTGTTGGGGGCGCTGACTAAGTCTGCTCAGTTCCCGTTCCACTTCTGGCTGCCCAACGCAATGGCCGCGCCAACACCAGTGAGTGCCTACCTGCACTCCGCCACTATGGTTAAAGCGGGTATCTACCTACTGGCAGTGGTATCACCTATCTATTCTCACTCAGAGGTATGGTTCTATACGCTGACGATACTTGGTGGATTTACTGCCTTGTGGTGTGCGCTCATGGCGCTCAAGCAAACGGATTTGAAACTCATGCTGGCATACAGCACTACTGTGGTACTCGGAAAGCTGACCTTCTTGCTTGGGATTGGAAGTGACTTAGCCCTTAAGTCGGCACTGATGCTGATTGTCGCTCATGCCCTTTACAAAGCAGGTCTGTTTATGGTGGTCGGCAACATTGATAAAGCGGCGGGGACGCGTGAAATCAGTCAGCTTCGTGGCCTACGTTCTGTGCTGAAAATCAGCTTTGTCGCCGCGGTGGTTGCTGTGTTGTCGACCGCTGGTGTGCCGCCTCTACCTGGCTTTTTGGGTAAAGAGTACATGTACAAAGCCGGATTGGAAGTTAGCAATTGGGCAGTCTTTTTGATGGTATTAGTGAATGCGCTTACCGTGACACTGGTGATGGCACTGCTGATCAAACCATTTACTACTCGTCATCGGGGTGAGCCGACGCAGGTTAAGCCGGTTGAATTCAATAAAGGGTTGTGGGTGCCACCATTTATGCTCGCCATCATTAGCGTATTGGCAACAGTCATCGGTCTAGGGTGGCTAAATGAGCAAGTGATTATTCCTGGTGTGACCACGATTGCACCGGTGTCGACGCCAGAGCCAGTGAAAATGTGGCATGGCATCAATGCTCCACTGATCCTCAGCGTTGTGACGTTGGCGTTGGGCGTACTGCTATACAAAGTGTATCCGGCGCTGAGTACATTGCTGGGTCGTCAGTTGTCAAAACTGCCATGTGCGAATCGTGTCTTTGATAGCCTGCTGCATGCCATGGTGAGTTTTGCCAAATGGCAAACAAATGTGCTTCAAACGAAACGAATGAGTGTCTACGGATTGCTTTCATTTGGAGCCTTGGCGGTGCTGCTCATCACGCATACCCCAATGTCGTTAAGTCAATTTGCTGGTCGATTCGAGGGCATCAAGCTTTACGAAGTGGTGATTGCGGGCCTGCTCATTGCGTCATCTTTCGTGGTGATTATTTCAAGAACAAAGTTCTTAGCGGTAGCGGCTCTGGGCATGATCGGCTTTATGACCACCTTGGTGTTCATGATTTATAGCGCGCCCGATGTTGCCAAGACGCAGCTATTGGTTGAAACCTTGATGGTGGTCTTCTTAGTACTGCTAATGCGTCATGTACCCAAGCTATCGGCAGTAAGGCAGCACTCCAAAGGTCGCCGTGCACTGCACGCTTTGGTTGCAGGTTCTATTGGTGTTGCCGTCACTATGATGCTGATTTCGATTACTGCAGACCCTATCGATATGTCGGTCTCTCAGTTCTTCAACGAGCAGAGTGTGCCGGGCGGTCATGGCCGCAACATCGTTAACGTCATTCTGGTCGATTTCCGCGCCTTCGATACGTTTGGTGAAGTGCTGGTTGTG harbors:
- a CDS encoding SLC13 family permease, producing the protein MQKYLKYIIPISIPLIVLLLPLSAFPFEGLTIVQQRVIAIFLLAALCWVFEPIPIYATSVVIIVLELLLVSNKGVYLFRAGEGQPHFGELLNYNEIMATFASPIIMLFLGGFFLAMAATKYRLDVNLARVLLKPFGSDPRFVMLGLMLITGVFSMFMSNTATTAMMLSILTPVIAVFGPKDPGRIAFALCIPVAANIGGIGTPIGTPPNAIALKYLVGDNYISFGEWMAFGVPFVVVMMALAWMLINFLYSADQKKIELSIKGKFLKTPKAIMVYITFALTIILWLMGSTHGMNSYTVALIPVAIFSLTGIINKEDLKKISWDVLWLVSGGIALGLALDKTGLARLVVHSIPFDEFSPYVVLFGAAFLCLLMANFMSHTATANLLMPIMAALGTSMTSLTPLGGELTLILVVTFAASLGMSLPISTPPNALAHATGHVQSSQMARVGVILGVVGVLLSFVLVWLLHAVGHIG
- a CDS encoding ATP-binding protein — translated: MELLVRHYFSESSRQVTFDAEEVVLRQEAHNDRLYYVLEGELEGYFESDQDGKLTKLFNASNGAFIGVHSFFSGTWVASSTVIAKSKVTLAWIDKHTQPVDPQQYGPLSAQFMPVMVNELSRRQRRAKQEALAKEKALQRLHTAEQMTTLGQLAAGIAHELNNAIGVVNSKTERMQQDLLQLLEELHPEVSGYFDVGLMRGQTVSSSEVRRIAKRYQSDYRLERDTAKQLARALGNNPIPESWLHDPQKALKYWGMGRDLHDLKIAARHTVGIVKSVKQLGRTDGEPDELLDINDTINKALALLQSDLRRVSVRVQPAVLPLIKGASTEYVQIWSNILKNACDALSQTDAPNINIQTKFVNQRILVTIANNGPEIDEPTRRKIFQPNFTTKKGGLSFGLGLGLSIVKRIVSEIGGTIAVKSDETRTIFRVKLPVGEAYGEA
- a CDS encoding response regulator; the protein is MEKLNVICVDDQREVLSAVIQDLEPLSSWLNIEDCESGEEVLDLIEDLDAEGESIAVIVSDHVMPGMTGVELLTELSRDSRFKETKKVLLTGQATHSDTITAINTAGVSHYFEKPWKADELVSCVRSLVTAYIFDRGFDYQPYHEHLDQNIVLERLR
- a CDS encoding rhodanese-like domain-containing protein, with the protein product MKTVLRYFVLGFLFVLGSANASDRAKQGWELIEQGAIVIDVRTPQEFNAGHLEQAVNYPLSELDKHIATLDKSQSIVLYCRSGNRSGQAMAYMQSKGFTALHNAGGLNEMKIESPQ
- the mbhE gene encoding hydrogen gas-evolving membrane-bound hydrogenase subunit E translates to MSSLFGLFALFPFLILTAVVSLYSPEGVSWSLPWVPSLGLALSFRLDGLSFLFACLISGIGTMVQVYALAYLKEHKQRLAFHCYLTAFMVAMLGVVLSDNVLLLFVFWELTTVTSYLLIGFNHEALKSRKNALQSLLITGAGGLALLAGLIMLGTMAGSYELTSILAKATEISNHTLFLPSLVLILLGALTKSAQFPFHFWLPNAMAAPTPVSAYLHSATMVKAGIYLLAVVSPIYSHSEVWFYTLTILGGFTALWCALMALKQTDLKLMLAYSTTVVLGKLTFLLGIGSDLALKSALMLIVAHALYKAGLFMVVGNIDKAAGTREISQLRGLRSVLKISFVAAVVAVLSTAGVPPLPGFLGKEYMYKAGLEVSNWAVFLMVLVNALTVTLVMALLIKPFTTRHRGEPTQVKPVEFNKGLWVPPFMLAIISVLATVIGLGWLNEQVIIPGVTTIAPVSTPEPVKMWHGINAPLILSVVTLALGVLLYKVYPALSTLLGRQLSKLPCANRVFDSLLHAMVSFAKWQTNVLQTKRMSVYGLLSFGALAVLLITHTPMSLSQFAGRFEGIKLYEVVIAGLLIASSFVVIISRTKFLAVAALGMIGFMTTLVFMIYSAPDVAKTQLLVETLMVVFLVLLMRHVPKLSAVRQHSKGRRALHALVAGSIGVAVTMMLISITADPIDMSVSQFFNEQSVPGGHGRNIVNVILVDFRAFDTFGEVLVVALAGLCAVSLLKPGSVPSTKVKSLILGTASHIVSALMLVFSLYLLMRGHNSPGGGFIGALIAVIGLSLLMFAESPQYVRERLHYAPFSIAMLGVFISFAAGAVSLVFNLPFLTGLWWKDVLPLGTPLIFDIGIYLGVIGGVMGMILHVTEEMD